Proteins found in one Candidatus Poribacteria bacterium genomic segment:
- a CDS encoding GIY-YIG nuclease family protein encodes MIDFSPSSIPKKPGIYAIYDQSKKLVYVGHGKDLRNRITNHIIRQDSSVTTGASATVLNPEKISHIRWWLHEEFADEDRRKAAEFIASKVLNPVLRSRSNVEKKAKTILKDRSFCEKMELLFDKEPPEAFYPKTFDNLANLVLELHERVSKLEKQLKT; translated from the coding sequence ATGATAGACTTTTCTCCAAGTTCAATACCGAAAAAACCTGGCATATATGCAATTTACGATCAGAGCAAAAAACTAGTATACGTAGGGCATGGTAAAGACCTACGAAATCGTATCACGAATCACATAATCCGCCAAGATAGCAGCGTTACAACAGGGGCTTCCGCTACTGTACTGAATCCAGAGAAAATTTCTCACATTCGTTGGTGGCTTCACGAAGAGTTTGCAGATGAGGATCGTCGAAAAGCTGCTGAATTCATAGCTTCCAAGGTGTTGAACCCTGTCCTTCGTAGTCGTAGTAATGTTGAAAAGAAGGCCAAAACTATTCTTAAAGATCGAAGCTTTTGCGAGAAAATGGAACTTCTGTTTGATAAAGAACCACCAGAAGCTTTCTACCCCAAGACATTCGATAACTTGGCAAATTTGGTGTTGGAACTTCATGAACGTGTGTCTAAATTGGAGAAACAACTGAAGACCTAG